Proteins encoded together in one Zonotrichia leucophrys gambelii isolate GWCS_2022_RI chromosome 1, RI_Zleu_2.0, whole genome shotgun sequence window:
- the C3AR1 gene encoding C3a anaphylatoxin chemotactic receptor, which produces MPQALGNSSSQEQAAVYYASESIVSIAVFTIVFIIGIPGNGLVIWVAGLKMKRSVNTVWFLNLAVADIMCCLSLPFFIVHLALHEHWPYGWFLCKVIPSVIIFTMFASVFLLVAISIDRCLLVMKPVWCQNHRTVKFISLICSGIWMLAFIFCCPVFYYRETSTYEGKTECGYNSGVDDYIDDPVNVSVNVSVNELWDYSTYNGSDLWGDINEGNDSVPLASAVINITRAVFGFLLPFGIMAVCYALIVFRTHTNQFHKSRNRTLRTIVCVVAAFFICWAPYHVVGMLSVVPGLRTRLMESLILWDHLSTALAYANSCINPLLYVFVGQDFRAKVRQSVQRILESAFSDELTSSTLHRSQTSADKNLSSTL; this is translated from the coding sequence ATGCCTCAAGCCCTGGGCAATAGCAGTtcacaggaacaggctgctgtGTATTATGCATCAGAATCAATTGTCTCCATTGCTGTCTTCACCATCGTTTTCATCATAGGTATCCCAGGCAATGGGTTGGTGATCTGGGTAGCTggtctgaaaatgaaaaggtcTGTGAACACTGTCTGGTTCCTAAACCTTGCTGTGGCTGACATCATGTGCTGCTTGTCCTTGCCATTTTTCATTGTTCACCTGGCCCTTCATGAACACTGGCCCTATGGCTGGTTCCTCTGCAAAGTCATTCCATCAGTCATAATCTTCACCATGTTTGCTAGTGTCTTCCTACTCGTGGCCATCAGCATTGATCGGTGCCTCCTGGTGATGAAACCTGTCTGGTGTCAGAACCACCGAACAGTGAAATTTATATCGCTCATATGCAGTGGCATTTGGATGCTGGCCTTCATTTTCTGCTGCCCTGTCTTCTACTACCGTGAGACAAGCACTTACGAAGGCAAAACAGAGTGTGGGTACAATTCTGGAGTTGATGATTACATAGATGATCCTGTAAATGTATCTGTAAATGTGTCTGTAAATGAATTATGGGACTACTCAACCTACAATGGTAGTGACTTGTGGGGAGACATCAATGAAGGTAATGATTCTGTACCCCTTGCCTCAGCAGTAATAAACATCACTAGGGCTGTCTTTGGCTTTTTGCTGCCCTTTGGCATAATGGCAGTTTGCTACGCCCTCATTGTTTTCAGAACACACACAAACCAGTTTCACAAGTCACGCAACAGGACACTGCGAACAATTGTGTGTGTGGTAGCGGCATTCTTCATCTGCTGGGCTCCATACCATGTAGTTGGGATGCTCTCCGTTGTCCCTGGCCTTCGAACAAGGCTGATGGAGTCACTGATCCTGTGGGACCATCTCTCTACAGCACTTGCATATGCCAACAGCTGCATCAACCCCCTGCTTTATGTTTTTGTGGGACAGGACTTCAGGGCAAAGGTGCGGCAATCAGTGCAAAGAATCTTGGAAAGTGCCTTTAGTGATGAACTCACATCTTCAACCCTTCACAGAAGCCAGACTTCAGCAGACAAGAACCTGAGCAGCACCTTGTAA